The DNA sequence CGCCAAAAAACGCTTGAAGCCAAAAGCCTCAAGTATTGTCAATAAAATAAGCTATTCCATGGATAACTGCAACCCATATCAAAGGCATTGCCATGTGTACTGCGTGGTTTACAGAGGGATTGTAGATATTAGCTGGAAGAGCCAAATAAGCTCGTTCTTTCGCACCAACTTGATGTAATGGAATTTTTGTTGTCAAATCTAACTAGGTGCGTCTGAAAGGGGTCATCGTACTGTACGTATAATATTTACTTCCTAATAAGAGCAAACTATGAATCATCTACTCGAAGAGATGTTAAAAAGTGTTTTGGGATAATATTCAGGATATGAAATTTCcttaatttttagtttttttatttgaaattcatatcacGGTTTAGATAGTGGCTTTCTTATGGATAACAATGCTATGGACAATTTCGTGAAAACTCGCATAACTTTATGTTGAACTGTAAATGATAGGGAGATGAACATCAAATTTTTTTGAGActaaaaattttacacaataatagtgccaaaatgtccCACAAAATGTCTtgaattgggtcttcattttgcaaaagtttcgcACTtctcgaggggggggggcacatcccctcagacacccccctactTCGCGGAAATTTCTTACATTTTATAATTCTTTTCTCAATTTAGCCCCTCTAACTTTTACCATATGTTTACTGCTGATCCACCACTAATACCAATAATGGCAAATCCCATTTTATACCAATTAAAATAACTTCAAATTCTCTATCGTAAATATTCGTAATTGCATTAATTGTCGCACCGTATTAAGATCCCTTATTTCTCCGCCATTCGTATCAGCGTGATGAATGAAATTCCGCCTAACATTTCAGCCCCATTGACTCATCATCACAAATGACAGTTTTTCTTTACGACAGGTAATGTTGTGTTACGTATAACTTTGGCGTCTGCAAGGCTAAAACtgataatattttgttaataaataaTGGGGCTTTATGATGTGAAAATATACATCCATCGTCTGCTGATTCTcatgaagattttggaaatatcttccaaagagggagtatgtttttcaaatgtaattggtcagggttaatcattttgaaatccatactccccttgtattatggctttacctatatcatcCTTCATCCacaacaactggagtgagtatttcaaatggaagttacccaaatgtctattctatttgaaacccatactccctctgtggaaggctttagctaaagcttccacaggggtagtgtggattttaaatggaatagcccatttgagttTGTATATAATACTTACATAATCTCATAAATGGTCATAGAATAATGTGACACAGTCATTTATTTTAATTTCTACACGGTACAAATGAGTTCAGATTGATCTGGATCAGATCTAGTTTGGATCTGTAATAGGAGCAATATGGAATTTACGTGGTTGACTTTGCAGGGCCGGCAATGTGTGTAAtactcagggccggatttacctttttgaggGCCGctgggccaggtcaaaatttggaggccccaaattgGTGCCTCGACATTggcaaactcaccgtgaggaaggtatGTGCACTATGTGGCCAAATTTTGGTTTACAAACAGGGGGCCTATACTATAAGATCGGTTTTAATTAGAGATTTGCGCGCCGAATTCAAATTCAgaaaattttagcccaaaatgaaggtgaattttgctatgtaaatGTCCagtgcgaagcgcgcaaaattttgcaatgttatcatattttggtccaaaatatgatgttttctggttgaaaagaaatgtgttCATGGCCAAATTGGGCCctgcactctaaattacaaggatttaaaaataaatcctaggTTGTAATTAGGGACAattaattttagatttaaaattaatcttatagattagAATTTTAAATACGAAAgacttaattttaaatctgtaaaatttaattttaaatctaatacttgattggtccctaattacaatccCTTAGGATTTAtcttaaatccttgaaatttagagtattGTCAACAGATGAATTTCACAGCTCGCTCAATTGTGGaggattcaattcaatttaaactGAAAGCGAAATTATACATTAAACTCGTTAAGATTCAAATTTAAACGATGCTGGGTTTTAATAATGTTTGATTTATGCCTAAATTAAAATACCAAATTAGATTGCAATAGGGCCTACCTATTGCgattataggcctatcatttcGAGTGGTCCTGATATTGGTGTCCCAGATGGCTCAAAATCGATTCAAAGTTGTTAACTAGTCTGACTATTGAATGATTGATCAAAATATATAAAGTAcctgatcaaatacccttatTTGCATGTtatgtacttttgttctggttgGAATAGGCCTTTCAATTTCAGCATAAAATCTATTTTaggctattttgtattttttttgcttcaggactaatgttgctaaagtttttatacccccccccctacatgccgaaaaactttttaaccctcCTGTTCATACAACCAAACCTTTAAACCCCCCTATGCAGAATTTTATGACCCCTACATATTTCccaaccaaagtatttctgaacactccctaattggAACACAGGCTGTGGCGACAGGCTGGAGATAGCTAGCGGAGATCAAAATAAAATGGCAGCGCACACTCATGGACACAACCAATACGTACAATGCAAGTGACTCTATTCCCGGGCTCTATTCCAGGGCTAAACTGTATACATAATTGCACGCATGGTGGGCCCATAGCACGAAGAAATCTTGGATCTGCAAAGgattgaaaatcacatatttgtaatcattttttacCATATGAACACACAGGTGAGCAACGTCATGAATGTCACATGCACAGTGATGTAATACGGTACTAAATGTAGcttgtccactaaaaattgaagaaCTTTCAACAAATTGATTCAGACATAAACTTATTGGTTgtggcttaaaggagtatttcgtgatcctagcatcctctttttatgacatttttaatagatatccaagaaaaaagcttattcccaaaatttcagttgattccgattttgcgttaggcttaatatgcatgattttgtgtatttACTACATAGTTGTAGTATAAACtgcaaatttcgaacgtttgactTTGAGGACTTGTTCTAGGTCGAGCCGTGAGTTCAAATTATTGGAACtagtgtattacactactccatagaccccggggggatcacttacataaatggtctgtaagcatgcatgaccaaaaaaataagtaaaaaggggtgttttttaggcaaggcaagttacgcgcgtgacgcatttagagtctaaaaacactgattttcaagaataagggtagttttctgaaactggacaacttgttaaGGGTacctcaaatttttggtaaattacgagtcctaAAAggctacatttgttgcattttcaccagtcAAAATctctaaatttgctggtagggtaaaactttttagggggtgtttgtctgtttgaaaataatttggtcacacatgcgtataatgtcatatttgagtgcccccggtCCATAGACaatggatctggatctggacgtTATCCTCTGAATAAATTAGCCATGATGGGTAGCATATCtgaaatggacatggtggtcAAAAGTGCATAATTGGAGATGGGTTTTGGTGGGATTAaacattcttcaatttcttaaCATCTGCACAcgttgtcttcaaaaatagttaaattttataagtatgtaagtttgcttacATGAATCAATCCCAATTTGGAGATAATTGCATTTCaacacctgatgcacagaatgCCGTCACTTCAActtgttgtagttctcatctctttttttcttttaaaaaagttgatcccttgataaaggaaggtcctctctatttactgaccaatcaggaaagagtttggttaatgttttctggttgAATAAGGAATGTCTTGAAACACGCTGTTTTAGACCTAATTTTGGACCACAACATGATGTACAGTTGTACACCATTTATCAGGTCTGGGACTTAGTGCATGTGGGCGTGTTTGCATAGACAATGTACATGGATGCAGAGTGGACACACACAGTGAGAGGGAAACTATTCTAGCTGCAAAtgttttgacagtggacatccctattatTAGTATTACCGTAgaatggggtgaatagggacagttTCGGCACTTTCTAcaatttgtccactctgaagtaccaagtgacaacgcgcgcgtatacagcgtgtTAACAGCGTGTTAACAGCGCGTCTCTGCTGCagttatgcgtgccttcaaagtcagcaTAATGTGTACGTCcgtgtcggtactttgtacttcagggtAGACTGACTGTAGATTGTAGTTTTTTTCTTGTACCCCCATGAGCCAAACCTTTGAGGGCATATTATGTCAGGTGGCCTGGCCTGGGTGGTAGGGGTAGGGTGGTCTGGCGGGGTAGGGTGGTGGGCATGGTAGGTTTAGTGAGGCTAGTGGGGTCAGGGTGTGGTGTGGTAGGGTAATTTTTTTAGTGgtggtgttagggttaggatgtgGGGGCAGGGTGGTGAGGGTAGAGTGTTAAGTGTGGGGTAGGGTGGTAGGGTAGGGTGTGGTGGTAAGGATAGTTGTGGTAAGGGTGTTCCTATTCACCCCGGATTAGATGACATTTTTTACCCGAAAAAATCTTTCAGAATAGCAAGTTGTAGGATGTTACATGCTCGGTCCTGATGCATTTCcagctcattttctaaaatagtggcCGTGGGAGCAGGAAAGTTTTGACTACCCCGTTTTTCAGGGCTTTtttagataattttattttggacaGTGGAGACCATGTGTACTAAATTTATTCTTTCACATCTGCGGAACaattttctaaacactgtttgatTGCTCTTTCAACCTAAATAAGTGTTAaccaaatgtaaaaaaatgagatttcaaaaacttttctcatttttgtcCTTATTGACCCCCACGTTCCTATTCACCCCATTCTACGGGACatagttcttctttcttttgaATTAGTTTGAGATCATGTCGATAAagattgtcaccaagtttgattTTTGTTAGATGGATTCAAATAATTCAATTCTTCTGGAGCTGTTGGAAACTATGTATCTCgttttgctagtgccagtcaaacacctttaaaaccaatcaataatcctgttgttgaagaggataataagcttctgcatatgtctatagaattcttaaatagctctagtctttgtttgctttggctaaattctGTTCAAggggtgggttacaaagcattgtattttgtgtaggtatgtataaccaacaattaacaatgagaggacattcgtGAACCTCGTTGTCgtagggatgatttgaaataaccGCCAATTATTActgtaccagcaatgtggaaaacgAGACAAatgtagaaccgaaataaggtaccattttgttgaaggagcaaagttgatgttcaacaaaccataaccccacttctggatatcgtttgaagtcaaatgatataccattttaaagcttatgatatatattttctaaacacgaaataaaataaaattgatcaGGGACCGACTTAACGGCTGGTTTGTgttggacggtcacatatgtgcagTCGACCAGTTAGAAAATCCCagaggaaaattgccaaaaaaaaccaaacaacttGTGCCCCCCCATCAGGACTGGTGCTCCCCCAGTAGGATGACTCGCGAAAAGTAGTGCACGTAATATGCCAAAGTCGCTggaaagaaagagaaaggaaCAACAGAAGAGACACAAGGCAGAAAAGGAGGCTACTATGAGTGTCAACAAAGACACAAAGACAAGTTATTTGAAGACATATGAACGTATGCATACTGGAGAAAAGCCTTttaggtgtacattttgtaacaaaggctttacaCATTCAGGTGAtttgaaaagacatgaacgtatCCATAATAGAGAGAAGCCTTTTAGTTGTACAATTTGTaacaaagacttcacacagtCAGGTCACTTGAAGGTACATGAACGTactcatactggagagaaaccttttaGGTGTACAGTTTGTAATATAGGATTCTCACGGTCAAGTAATTTGAagagacatgaacgtattcatggTAAAGAGAAATCGtttaaatgtatagtttgtaacaaaggcttcacagatTCGAGTaatttgaagaaacatgaacCCTTGCATACTGTAGAGAAGCCTTttatgtgtacattttgtaacaaaggctttacaCGTTCAGGTAATTTGAAGACACATGAACGTATGCATGCTGGAGAGACACCTTTTAGGTGCACATTTTGCAACCGATACTTCACACAGTCAGGTCACTTGAAGGTACATGAACGTactcatactggagagaaaccttttaGGTGTACAGTTTGTAACATAGGATTCTCACGGTCAAGTAATTTGAagagacatgaacgtattcatgcTAAAGAGAAATCGtttaaatgtatagtttgtaacaaaggcttcacagatTCGAGTaatttgaagaaacatgaacgCCTGCATACTGAGAAGCTTTttaggtgtacattttgtaataaaggcttcacacagtcacgTTACTTGAAGGTACATGAACGTATGCATGCTGGAGAGAAGCCTTttgtgtgtacattttgtaacaaaggcttcacacaatCAAGTAGTTTGAAGGAACATGAACGTATGcatactggagagaagccttttatgtgtacattttgtaataaaggcttcacacagtcaggtaatttgaagaaacatgaacgtaCTCATGCTAAAGAGAAATCGTTGAAATGTAtagtttgtaacaaaggcttcacagatTCGAGTAATTTGAAGAGACATGAACGTATCCATAATAGAGAGAAGCCTTttatgtgtacattttgtaacaaaggcttcacacagtcacgTTACTTGAAGGAACATGAACGTATGCATACTGAAGAGAAGCCTTttatgtgtacattttgtaacaaaggcttcacacaatCACGTTACATGAAGGAACATGAACGTATGcatactggagagaagccttttatgtgtacattttgtaataaaggcttcacacagtcaggtaatttgaagaaacatgaacgtaCTCATGCTAAAGAGAAATCGTTGAAATGTAtagtttgtaacaaaggcttcacagacTCAAGTaatttgaagaaacatgaacgtatacatactgaagagaagccttttagttgtctattttgtaacaaaggcttcgcaGAGCAAAGTAGTTTGAAAGTACATGAACACATCCATACTGGTGACAGACCCTATAGGTGTGCATTCTGTAACAAAGGATTTACACAATCAGGTGATTTGAAGAgacatgaacgtatacatactggagagaagccttttatgtgtacattttgtaacaaaggcttcacacagtcacgTTACTTGAAGGAACATGAACGTATGcatactggagagaagccttttatgtgtacattttgtaacaaaggcttcacacagtcaggtTACTTGAAGGTACATGAACGTATGcatactggagagaagccttttaggtgtacaatttgtaacaaaggcttctcATGGAAAATTAGTTTGAAGAGACATGAACATactcatactggagagaagccttttatgtgtacaatttgtaacaaaggcttcacacagtcacgTTACTTGAAGGTACATGAACGTATGcatactggagagaagccttttatgtgtacattttgtaacaaaggcttcacacagtcaggtTACTTGAAGGTACATGAACGTATGcatactggagagaagccttttaggtgtacaatttgtaacaaaggcttctcATGGAAAATTAGTTTGAAGAGACATGAACATactcatactggagagaagccttttatgtgtacaatttgtaacaaaggcttcacacaatCACGTTACTTGAAGGTACATGAACGTAtgcatactggagagaaacctattaggtgtacattttgtaacaaaggcttcacacagtcaagTAGTTTGAAGAGACATGGACGTATTCATGCTAAAGAGAAGCCGTTTAAATGAAtagtttgtaacaaaggcttcacagacTCAAGTAATTTGAAGAAACATGGACGTATACATACTGAAGAGAAGCCTTTTAGTTGTctgttttgtaacaaaggcttcaaagATCAAAGTACTTTGAAAGTACATGAACGCATCCATATTGGTGACAGACCCTATAGGTGTGCATTTTGTAAGAAAGGTTTTACCAACTCAAGTTGTTTGAAGAAACATGTACGGATTCATACAAAGAGAAGACCTTTAgatgtaaattttgtaacaaaggcttcacacggtCATCTCATTTGAAGGGACATGAACTTATTCATGCTAAAGATAAATCgccacattttgtaacaaaggcttcacataCTTAGGAaatttgaagaaacatgaacgtattcatactaaagagaagtCCTTTGTGTgtactttttgtttgtaacaaagaCTTCAAAGGACCAAGCAAAATAAATCCCCaggaaaataaattatatttctaattgtTATTTAGGACTTTAGGGTTCccctctacaccttgaagttgaaaaagattttttaataatttttttaaatgtgccttaggggttaaaaatagcttGACTAAAGTTGCCccgcaaaaaagaaaagaataaaaagcTGTATATATGGTATATGGGCAAGATGTTgttacatttgaccccttgcaaaattaacgAAGCACACATCCTTGTTCACAaagatcgatttttatttttttctgaaaaaaaatatgtaaaaatgctcatttttggtcaataaTACCAATTATTTCCtcaatttcgaggaaattggacaggAGACTCTTATTTCTTCTAAATATAATAACTTTgattatttcttaacaaattaacACCTgaaatgactaaaaacaatattgctgtttgGAAATATAACcgtaaaaaaatgattttaatcaCCGAAGTTAccccactgaccaaagttaccccattttacagtACTGGAGAGAATACCGTAAAATGTGGTAACTTGGTCGATTTTGAGatttcttaagggatggggtatgaacgtttggaccgtatttatcaggcggcataggaagcgat is a window from the Amphiura filiformis chromosome 12, Afil_fr2py, whole genome shotgun sequence genome containing:
- the LOC140165562 gene encoding uncharacterized protein — its product is MPKSLERKRKEQQKRHKAEKEATMSVNKDTKTSYLKTYERMHTGEKPFRCTFCNKGFTHSGDLKRHERIHNREKPFSCTICNKDFTQSGHLKVHERTHTGEKPFRCTVCNIGFSRSSNLKRHERIHGKEKSFKCIVCNKGFTDSSNLKKHEPLHTVEKPFMCTFCNKGFTRSGNLKTHERMHAGETPFRCTFCNRYFTQSGHLKVHERTHTGEKPFRCTVCNIGFSRSSNLKRHERIHAKEKSFKCIVCNKGFTDSSNLKKHERLHTEKLFRCTFCNKGFTQSRYLKVHERMHAGEKPFVCTFCNKGFTQSSSLKEHERMHTGEKPFMCTFCNKGFTQSGNLKKHERTHAKEKSLKCIVCNKGFTDSSNLKRHERIHNREKPFMCTFCNKGFTQSRYLKEHERMHTEEKPFMCTFCNKGFTQSRYMKEHERMHTGEKPFMCTFCNKGFTQSGNLKKHERTHAKEKSLKCIVCNKGFTDSSNLKKHERIHTEEKPFSCLFCNKGFAEQSSLKVHEHIHTGDRPYRCAFCNKGFTQSGDLKRHERIHTGEKPFMCTFCNKGFTQSRYLKEHERMHTGEKPFMCTFCNKGFTQSGYLKVHERMHTGEKPFRCTICNKGFSWKISLKRHEHTHTGEKPFMCTICNKGFTQSRYLKVHERMHTGEKPFMCTFCNKGFTQSGYLKVHERMHTGEKPFRCTICNKGFSWKISLKRHEHTHTGEKPFMCTICNKGFTQSRYLKVHERMHTGEKPIRCTFCNKGFTQSSSLKRHGRIHAKEKPYGQVSHFSYTAIIIMHFCLFLTHRTMAHIRPFEWNYLMPHVCKYCRQGFYNVFRYLSHKRRHEMWIRPYWYDCKSKARYTISIRKVQKAKSSARNMPKSVERKRKEQQKRRRAEKEATTSDLNTQLKRNQQNGKKIDKTVKKCVKLKARFGCVNKDTKTSYLKTDERMHTGEKPFRCTFCNKGFTQSGNLKRHERMHAGEKPFMCTFCNKGFTHSSYMKVHERMHTGEKPFMCTFCNKGFTQSSNLKKHERTHAKEKSLKCTFCNKGFTDSSNLKKHERIHTEEKPFSCLVCNKGFTDSGSLKKHGRIHTEEKPFSCLFCNKCFKDQSTLKVHERSHTGDRPYRCAFCNKGFTQSGDLKRHERIHTGEKPFMCTFCNKGFTQSGDLKRHERIHTGENPFRCTFCNKDFRQSDHLKTHERIHTGEKTFTGM